The DNA segment CGCAACAAATTATATTTTACTGAATTTATACGATAAATTAAACAAATAAAAACATTTATCAAGGTTAAAGATTTAACCCCGTTTTCTGCACAGGCTTGCCCCGGGATGCAGGGTTTGTTTAGCCAGACAATGGCCGTGTCTTTTTTGGACTCGTTCCCAAGCTCTGGCTTGGGAATGTAAGTGCTTGAAAGAAAAGAGTTTATTTGAATAGGTTCATAAGGCGAGCTAATTAACCATCAGGCTTTTTTTATCTGGGACACGGGTTCCCAAGCAAGGCGCTTGGGAACCAGCAGAAATTTGTTTCATTTTTCTCCGTAAACTATAAAAAGTGGGTCTGAAAACCATAAACTATCTTTGTATCTGTCATTTTTATCATAAAGTCTTGGAAATCCTCTCATGGAAATTGTACCACAATTTTTAAATTTTTTTGTATTGTAAAAATATTCAAGGACAAGCCCCATTTTTTCAAAATCATGGAGTTCATTCCATATTTTTATTTCTTTTCCAGGAAACCACCTGTTTGAAAAGGAAACAATAAAAAGCCCGCCGGGTCTTAAAATTCTGTATACGTCCTTAAATACTTCAAAAGGATTTGAAAGATACTCAACAGACATGGAACAGACTGCATAGTCAAATGAGTTGTCATCAAAGGGAAGTACCGTATTTGTATTGAGATTTTGAACAATTCTTTTGGAAAGAATTTTGTTTTCTTTAAGTTCTTCTATATTCATGCCAAGACCTGTAACTGTAAGATCTTTGTCCATTGGTAGGTGTGAGTAGGTGCTTGACATGAGATCAAGAACATTTTTGCCTGGTAAAATGAGTTTTGAATAAACCGATTCAATGTTTTTTCTGCATAAAAGATCTGTATGGGCGGTAATCCTTGGTTTTTTGTAAAACTCTTCATCAGTTTCTGTCAATGACTTTGAAAAGGCCGAGTGGGTGAAAAAATCAGTTGGTCTATTATTATATCTTGCCTGCATTCCCGGGCCTGTTATTTCTTCAAGAAAATGGCGGCAGCTGGCTCCTGAATCTCTTTCCTTTTTTGTTATATCTTCTATTTTCACCTCGATTTCAGGAAATTTCCCATTCAAGGGGCTGTTCAGGTCGCAGAAGATATTATTATTTTCAATGTCAATGCACCTGAAAGGATGCATATTTACTGCGAAAATATTTGTAATTCCTGAAAGTATTCCTTTTGGATAAAACCTTCCTTTTTGGGGAATAACGGGAAGTTCACCGTGTTTAAGAGGCCTTATGTTTCTTTTTTTTATTTTTAGAATTTTTGATGTTTCATGTTTGAAGTAGTCTTTTAAAAAATATTTATCTGCATTTATTGTTTGTCCTTTTTCAAGGTCAAAGAAAAGCTCCGGCTCATATTCATAGAGAAAGTCTCTGGAGATATTGACTCTTGTTAGTGGGTTATGTCCGTATGAGTTGAAGTAGGGGTTCCCCAGTTTATAGCTACAGATATATCAGCGAAATTATTCGTTGTTTTCATTTTTTTGATTCCACCTTTTTTTTATTAGATAAACCCAACTTGTTTAACATCCTTGCTGAGAAGTCCCCTTCCTGAGTAAACAAAGGTGGGGGATGAATCAGTTCTTTTGTTGACATTCCATCCAGTTCATAATGATAATATTTATCATGAAATACAAACTAAATAAAGGCAGACATTCAGTCTGTTACTTTATCAAAATTCATAAACAGTCTTAAATCTGTTTCTTCAAGATTGATTAGAAAATAATTTCCTGAAGTAAAAAATGAACTATGGGGGAAATGCTTTTAGGCCCGTTCCCAAGCTCTGGCTTGGGAATGTAATAGTTTGAAATAACAGAGTTTATTTGCATAGATTCATAAAGCGAGTTGATTAACCGTCAGGCTCTTTTTATTTGGAATATAGGTTCCCAAGCAAGGAGCTTGGGAACCAGCAGGCTTCGATTACTTTTGAACTTCGTACTGGTGGGCTCGTTCCCAAGCTTCGTAGATTCGTACTTATTCGAGGGGTCGTTCCCAAGCTCTGGCTTGGGAATGTAAGTGTTTGAAATAATATAGTTTATTTCCACAGATTTATAGAGAGAGCTGATTAACCATCAGGCTTTTTTATTTGGACTATAGGTTCCCAAGCAAAGAGCTTGGGAACCAGCAGGCTTCGATTACTTTTGAACTTCGTACTGGTGGGCTCGTTCCCAAGCTTCGTAGATTCGTACTTATTCGAGGGTTCGTTCCCAAGCTCTGGCTTGGGAATGTAAGTGTTTGAAATAATATAGTTTATTCCCACAGATTTATAGAGAGAGCTGATTAACCATCAGGCTTTTTTATTTGGACTATAGGTTCCCAAGTAAGGAGCTTGGGAACCAGTAGGCTTGGAGTTTGATTTAGATTCGTACTTATTTGAGGGCTCGTTCCCAAGCTCTGGCTTGGGAATGTAAGTGCTTGAAAGAAAAGAGTTTATTTGAATAGGTTCATAAGGCAAGCTAATTAACCATCAGGCTCTTTTTATTTGAAACGTAGGTTCCCAAGCAAGGAGCTTGGGAACCAGTAGAAAGCGAGACTGAGCTTGGGAACCATCAAAAAACAAGACCAATTATATCTTTGGTTCCCGGCTTTTAATTTCCCAGGGTTCAACTTCATTTATATTTTCAACTTCTTCCCAACCTGTAAACATTGCTTTTATGTGAGCTGTCCAGGTGTGTCCTGTGGTTGTCATATAAATATGGATGATTAAAAAAAGTACAAAAGCAAAAGCACCTATTGTGTGAAGAGCTCCAAGAACAGCTAAATCGGTAAAAAACAAATCTTTGGGAAGCTCATTGTAATAATAATAAAGAAATCCTGTAATAATTTGATAGGGAATTAAAAGAGAAACTATTACAAGATAGGTGATTCTTTGAAGAGGATTGTGCTTTCTTCTTTTGCTTTTTGGAACAGGGTGGGGATGGCCCTTGAAAATATTAAAAGAATAATAAAGTATTACATCAATCATTTTTTTCATTGTTGGAATATATTGTTTCCATTCCCCTGTAATTATAAGCCAGAAAACAATGAAAATAAATAAAATCAGCCATGTCCAGGCAGCATAATTGTGGATATTAAAGGCGTTTTCAAATCCAAATAAAGTAAATGTGCTGTGGATTTCAAACCCTGTTACAATAA comes from the Desulforegulaceae bacterium genome and includes:
- a CDS encoding cytochrome b/b6 domain-containing protein, with product MEKIYLYTRFERFWHWLQGGLIILLIVTGFEIHSTFTLFGFENAFNIHNYAAWTWLILFIFIVFWLIITGEWKQYIPTMKKMIDVILYYSFNIFKGHPHPVPKSKRRKHNPLQRITYLVIVSLLIPYQIITGFLYYYYNELPKDLFFTDLAVLGALHTIGAFAFVLFLIIHIYMTTTGHTWTAHIKAMFTGWEEVENINEVEPWEIKSREPKI
- a CDS encoding class I SAM-dependent methyltransferase, which encodes MHPFRCIDIENNNIFCDLNSPLNGKFPEIEVKIEDITKKERDSGASCRHFLEEITGPGMQARYNNRPTDFFTHSAFSKSLTETDEEFYKKPRITAHTDLLCRKNIESVYSKLILPGKNVLDLMSSTYSHLPMDKDLTVTGLGMNIEELKENKILSKRIVQNLNTNTVLPFDDNSFDYAVCSMSVEYLSNPFEVFKDVYRILRPGGLFIVSFSNRWFPGKEIKIWNELHDFEKMGLVLEYFYNTKKFKNCGTISMRGFPRLYDKNDRYKDSLWFSDPLFIVYGEK